AGCACCCCATCGGCCTGCTGACGAAGCTGCGCTTCCGGGTCACGGTCAACACCGACAACCGGCTGATGAGCCACTGCACGATGTCGAGCGAGTTCGCCGCGCTGCACGAGACCTTCGGCTACGGCTGGGAGGACTTCCAGTGGTTCACGGTGAACGCGATGAAGTCGGCGTTCATCGGTTTCGACGAGCGGCTGGAGCTGATCAACGACGTGATCAAGCCCGGGTACGCGGCCTTGCTGGCCTGACCGGTCGTGAGTGCGGGGACCGGCTCCAGCCGGTTCTCGCACTCACGACCCCGCGCCGCGCGGCACCGGCGGGCTGCACGTGCAGCGGGAGCCGTGGATACTGCCAGACTTGAACGTCATTCACGTTGGCTGCGAGGACAGTGGGGCCGGCGCGGAGCTCGGGAGGAAACGGTGCCACAGGGCGGGCAACCAACGCTGATCACGTCGGTGCAGCGCGCGCTGCGGTTGCTGGAGGCGGTCAGCGAGGAGTCGGGCGGCACCACGGCGAAGAACCTGTCCCGGCGGACCGGGATCGCGCTGCCCACCACGTACCACCTGCTGCGCACCCTGGTCCACGAGGGCTACCTGGAGAAGCTCGACGACGGCGCCTTCATCCTCGGTGACCAGGTGGCCGAGCTGCACACCGCGGCGCGGGGCCAGGGCCTGCGCAGCCGGGTCCGCTCGGTGATGGTCGACCTGCGCGACGCCCTGAACGCGGCGGTCTACCTGGCCCACTACCGCGAGGGCGAGGTGGTGGTCACCGACATCGTCGACAGCCCGCGCACCCCGCGGGTGGACACCTGGGCCGACTTCCGGGAGACCGCGCACGCCACGGCGATCGGCAAGTGCCTGCTCTCCGGGCTCAGCCGGGACGAACGCCTGGACCACTTCGACCGCTACCCGCCCGCGGACCTCACCCCGCGCACGATCACCCGGATCCACGACCTGATCGACGGTCCAGACCACCCGGTGGTCACCGACTCCGAGGAGTACTCGCTGGGCACGGCCTGCATGGCCGCGCCGGTCTCGGGTGCCGGAGTGCCGACGACGCTGGCGATCTCGTTCCCGGCGCGCAAGCTCACCGCCCACGCGTCCTTCGGGACGCCGCTGCGCACCGCCGCCGACGAGATCGCCCGGACGTTCGCGGTCGCCGGCGGTCCTCACGCGGCCGAGTGAATCTCGCGGGCAAGTGGTCGGTCTACCTAGGACCAATCACTATCTGAAATATTCCACCTTGTCCTATGCCAGCGCGCTCGCGAACATCGTGATCATCGGGGGGCGTACTCGGTGAGGGGCGTCAGCTCTTCGGCGACGTCCCTCACCAGTGCGAAGAGGGACTGAGGGGAACCATGCGCGCGGGCGACGACGGGTCTCTGCTGGAAGCGGTCCGGTCCGGGGCCGCTGACGCGTTCGCCGAACTCTACGCCCGGCACTGCACGGCGGCGCGCACGATGGCCAAGCAGGTGGCGTCGACTCCGGCCGATGTGGACGACCTGGTGGCCGAGGCGTTCGCCAACGTCCTCGACGTGCTCCGGCGCGGTGGTGGGCCGGACACCGCGTTCCGCGCCTACCTGCTCACCACGATCCGGAACCTCGCGACCGCGGTGAACAGCCGTGACCGCCGCGTGTACCTGGCCGCCGAGCTGGACACCTTGCAGGTCGACGAAGCCCTCCCGTTCGTCGACCCGGCGGTGGCGGAGCTGGACCGGGCCATGGTCCGGCAGGCCTTCATGCGGCTGCCGCGGCGCTGGCGCCACGTGCTCTGGTACGTGGAGGTCGAGAAGCGGACCCCGGCGGAGGTGGGCGAGCGCTTCGGCATCAGCCGCAACAGCGCGGCGGCGCTGGCCTACCGGGCCCGGAAGGGGCTGCGCGAGGCCTACGAGCAGGTGTGCCGGGGCGAGGCGACCCAGCGTCGCCCGGCCGCCCCCGGCCGCCTCCTCACCGCGGCCTGACGCCCGGCGGTCAGTGGGTGCGCAACCGCGTCTCGAGGGTCTCGACGAGCTTGCGCCACGCCTCGACCTCGGCGTCGAACGGG
This region of Saccharopolyspora hordei genomic DNA includes:
- a CDS encoding IclR family transcriptional regulator domain-containing protein, whose product is MPQGGQPTLITSVQRALRLLEAVSEESGGTTAKNLSRRTGIALPTTYHLLRTLVHEGYLEKLDDGAFILGDQVAELHTAARGQGLRSRVRSVMVDLRDALNAAVYLAHYREGEVVVTDIVDSPRTPRVDTWADFRETAHATAIGKCLLSGLSRDERLDHFDRYPPADLTPRTITRIHDLIDGPDHPVVTDSEEYSLGTACMAAPVSGAGVPTTLAISFPARKLTAHASFGTPLRTAADEIARTFAVAGGPHAAE
- a CDS encoding RNA polymerase sigma factor, whose amino-acid sequence is MRAGDDGSLLEAVRSGAADAFAELYARHCTAARTMAKQVASTPADVDDLVAEAFANVLDVLRRGGGPDTAFRAYLLTTIRNLATAVNSRDRRVYLAAELDTLQVDEALPFVDPAVAELDRAMVRQAFMRLPRRWRHVLWYVEVEKRTPAEVGERFGISRNSAAALAYRARKGLREAYEQVCRGEATQRRPAAPGRLLTAA